A genomic segment from Lates calcarifer isolate ASB-BC8 linkage group LG13, TLL_Latcal_v3, whole genome shotgun sequence encodes:
- the acacb gene encoding acetyl-CoA carboxylase 2 isoform X4: MSGPHLVKKGREHRKMDLQRDFTVASPAEFVTRFGGNRVIEKVLIANNGIAAVKCMRSIRRWSYEMFRNERTIRFVVMVTPEDLKANAEYIKMADHYVPVPGGPNNNNYANVELIVDIAKRIPVQAVWAGWGHASENPKLPELLNKAGISFLGPSSKAMWALGDKVASSIVAQSADIPTLPWSGSGLRVDWAGVDQGLGNVISVPPEIYTKGCVCDVDDGLAGAERIGYPVIIKASEGGGGKGIRKVESSEDFPSSFRQVQTEVPGSPIFIMQLAQHARHLEVQILADEYGNAISLFGRDCSIQRRHQKIIEEAPATIAALSTFEQMERYAVRLAKMVGYVSAGTVEYLFSEDGSFHFLELNPRLQVEHPCTEMIGDVNLPAAQLQIAMGIPLHRIKDIRLLYGETPWGDSIINFETPECMPSPRGHVIAVRITSENPDEGFKPSSGTVQELNFRSSKNVWGYFSVGATGGLHEFADSQFGHCFSWGENREEAISNMVVAMKELSIRGDFRTTVEYLIKLLETESFRNNDIDTGWLDHLIAEKVQAERPDTMLGIVCGALHVADASFRKSMSDYLHSLERGQVLPAASLLNSVNVDLIYEGVKFCLKVARQSPTTYVIMMNGSNIEIDVHRLSDGGLLLSYDGSSHTTYMKEEVDSYRITVGNKTCVFEKEKDPTVLRSPSAGKLLQYLVEDGGHIFAGETYAEIEVMKMVMTLTVQQSGCIHFVKRPGAVLEPGCVMAHMDLDDPSSIHRVELNTAILPPQQPLPMVGEKLHQVFHSVLENLVKVMDGYCLEEPYFSSKLKQWVATLMKTLRDPSLPLLELQEIMTSVAGRIPPSVEKDIRKVMAQYASNITSVLCQFPSQRIANILDSHAATLQRKADREVFFMNTQSIVQLVQRYRSGIRGYMKSVVLDLLRRYLQVEMQFQQAHYDKCVINLREQHKPDMSPVLEYIFSHAQVSKKNILVIMLIDQLCARDPTLADELMAILNEFTQLSKMENSKVALRARQVLIASHLPSYELRHNQVESIFLSAIDMYGHQFCPENLKKLILSETSIFDVLPNFFYHSNQVVCMAALEVYVRRAYIAYELNSIQHHQLQDGTCAVDFQFMLPSSHPNRGSSPTLNRVPVPMNGSGQFKMRRQGSELFLEGAFSPPCQRMGAMVAFQCFDDFRRNFDEVLSSFAEPLLESTPFSESCSSLYEEENFKNTRENPIHIINVSIKTADTEDDDALVKAFTAFAQSKRAVLFEYGIRRITFLIAQKREFPKFFTFRARDGFQEDRIYRNLEPALAFQLELNRMRNFDLTAVPCANHKMHLYLGAARVQEGAEVTDYRFFIRAIIRHSDLITKEASFEYLQNEGERLLLEAMDELEVAFSNTSVRTDCNHIFLNFVPTVIMDPSKIEESVRSMVMRYGSRLWKLRVLQAELKINIRLTPTGNAVPIRLFLTNESGYYLDISLYKEVTDPSSGQIMFQSYGDKQGPLHGMLINTPYVTKDLLQAKRFQAQTLGTTYVYDFPEMFRQALFKLWGPGDKCPKDVLMCTELVLDPQGRLVQMNRLPGDNDVGMVAFRMKMKTPEYPEGRDIIVICNDITHMIGSFGPQEDELYLRASELARAEGIPRVYIAANSGARIGLAEEIKHMFQVAWIDPADPYKGFKYLYLTPQDYTRISSTNAVHCRHVEEGGESRYIITDIIGKVDGLGVENLRGSGTIAGETSQAYEEIITISMVTCRAIGIGAYLVRLGQRVIQVENSHIILTGAGALNKVLGREVYTSNNQLGGVQIMHNNGVTHTTVPDDFEGVFTILQWLSYMPKNKHSPVPVIATTDPVDREIEFTPTKAPYDPRWMLAGRPHPTAKGTWQSGFFDHGSFMEIMGSWAQTVVVGRARLGGIPLGVIAVETRSVEFTVPADPANLDSESKVLQQAGQVWFPDSAFKTAQAICDFNRERLPLMVFANWRGFSGGMKDMYDQVLKFGAYIVDALHGFHQPVLVYIPPQAELRGGSWVVIDPTINPLCMELYADRESRGGVLEAEGTVEIKFRRKDLLKTMRRLDSVYASLVDQLASPELSDKQCKELEAKLKAREEFLSPIYHQVAVQFVDLHDTPGRMQEKGVITDILDWKNVRTFFYWRLRRLLLEQVVKCEILQANKDLSDGHMQSMLRRWFVETEGTVKAYLWDNNQAVVEWLEKHLSQEDGTRSAIRENIKYLKRENTLKHIRSLVQANPDVAMDCIIHMSQNITPSQRAKLLHLLATVDNTSTS, from the exons ATGTCTGGTCCTCACTTGGTGAAAAAAGGACGCGAACACAGAAAGATGGATCTACAGAGGGACTTCACCGTGGCCTCTCCTGCTGAGTTTGTCACCCGGTTTGGTGGCAACCGAGTCATCGAAAAA GTGCTGATAGCTAACAATGGTATTGCTGCAGTCAAATGTATGCGTTCTATCCGCCGCTGGTCCTATGAAATGTTTCGCAATGAGAGGACCATCCGCTTTGTGGTCATGGTAACCCCTGAAGACTTGAAAGCTAATGCAG AATACATTAAAATGGCAGACCATTATGTGCCTGTACCTGGTGGGCCCAACAATAACAACTACGCCAACGTAGAGCTGATAGTGGACATTGCAAAAAGAATCCCAGTGCAG GCTGTGTGGGCTGGTTGGGGCCATGCCTCAGAAAATCCCAAACTGCCTGAGCTCCTGAACAAAGCAGGAATTTCATTCttag GGCCGTCCAGTAAGGCCATGTGGGCTCTAGGGGATAAGGTGGCTTCATCCATTGTGGCCCAGAGTGCTGACATTCCCACACTACCATGGAGCGGATCAG GTCTGAGAGTGGACTGGGCGGGGGTGGACCAAGGACTGGGTAATGTGATCAGTGTTCCTCCTGAGATCTACACAAAGGGCTGTGTTTGTGATGTAGATGATGGACTGGCA gGAGCTGAGAGAATTGGTTATCCAGTTATTATCAAGGCCTCTGAGGGTGGTGGTGGAAAGGGTATCCGTAAAGTAGAAAGTTCTGAGGATTTTCCGAGTTCCTTTAGACAG GTTCAGACAGAGGTACCTGGCTCACCCATCTTCATCATGCAGCTGGCTCAGCATGCAAGACACCTTGAGGTTCAGATACTGGCTGATGAGTATGGAAATGCCATCTCTCTGTTTGGACGAGACTGCTCCATCCAGAGGAGGCACCAGAAGATCATAGAAGAGGCTCCTGCCACTATAGCTGCTCTCTCAACATTCGAGCAAATGGAACGG TATGCTGTGCGTCTGGCCAAGATGGTGGGCTATGTGAGCGCAGGCACAGTTGAGTATCTCTTCTCAGAAGATGGAAGTTTCCATTTCCTGGAGCTGAATCCTCGTTTGCAGGTTGAACATCCCTGTACAGAAATGATCGGAGATGTAAACCTGCCTGCTGCCCAGCTTCAG ATTGCGATGGGAATCCCCCTTCATAGAATTAAGGACATCCGCTTGCTTTATGGAGAAACTCCATGGGGCGACAGTATCATTAACTTTGAGACTCCAGAATGCATGCCAAGTCCAAGAGGGCACGTCATAGCTGTTCGCATTACCAGCGAGAACCCCGATGAG GGGTTCAAGCCCAGTTCTGGCACGGTGCAGGAGCTGAACTTCCGCAGCAGTAAAAACGTGTGGGGTTATTTCAGTGTGGGTGCGACGGGTGGCCTGCATGAATTTGCGGACTCACAGTTTGGACACTGTTTCTCCTGGGGCGAGAATCGTGAAGAAGCCATTTC GAACATGGTGGTGGCGATGAAGGAGCTGTCCATCAGAGGTGACTTCAGGACAACTGTTGAATACCTCATTAAGTTACTAGAGACAGAGAGCTTCAGAAACAATGATATTGACACTGGCTGGCTGGATCATCTGATCGCAGAGAAAGTGCAG GCAGAGAGACCAGACACCATGTTGGGTATTGTCTGTGGGGCTTTGCATGTTGCTGATGCAAGCTTCAGAAAGAGCATGTCTGACTACCTTCATTCCCTCGAAAG AGGCCAGGTGCTGCCTGCAGCCAGTCTCCTCAACTCTGTCAATGTGGACCTAATATATGAAGGAGTCAAGTTCTGCCTCAAG GTAGCTCGCCAGTCCCCAACAACTTATGTCATCATGATGAATGGCTCCAACATTGAAATCGATGTCCACAGGCTGAGTGATGGAGGCCTCCTGCTGTCCTACGACGGCAGCAGCCACACCACCTATATGAAAGAGGAAGTAGACAG CTACCGCATCACTGTTGGCAACAAGACCTGTGTATTTGAGAAGGAGAAGGATCCCACTGTGTTAAGGTCGCCCTCTGCTGGCAAGCTGCTGCAGTACCTAGTTGAAGATGGAGGCCACATTTTTGCGGGAGAGACCTACGCTGAGATTGAG GTGATGAAGATGGTGATGACTCTGACTGTGCAGCAGTCTGGTTGTATCCACTTTGTCAAGAGACCTGGAGCAGTACTGGAGCCTGGCTGTGTGATGGCACATATGGACCTGGATGACCCCAGCAGTATACATCGG GTGGAGCTCAACACCGCCATACTGCCACCCCAGCAGCCGCTCCCCATGGTTGGGGAAAAGCTCCACCAGGTGTTCCACAGTGTTCTCGAAAACCTGGTTAAAGTCATGGATGGGTATTGTCTCGAAGAACCTTACTTCAGCAGCAAG ctgaaacagtgGGTTGCTACCCTGATGAAGACTCTAAGAGACCCGTCCCTGCCGCTGTTGGAACTCCAGGAGATCATGACCAGCGTGGCGGGTCGCATTCCACCTAGCGTTGAGAAAGATATCCGCAAAGTCATGGCTCAGTACGCGAGCAATATCACGTCTGTCCTCTGCCAGTTCCCCAGTCAAAGG ATTGCAAATATTCTAGACAGCCATGCAGCAACTCTACAAAGGAAGGCTGACCGAGAGGTTTTCTTCATGAACACTCAGAGTATCGTACAGCTGGTacagag GTACCGCAGTGGAATCCGTGGTTATATGAAGTCTGTGGTTCTGGATCTGCTGAGGCGATACCTGCAAGTAGAGATGCAGTTTCAGCAAG CTCACTATGATAAGTGTGTTATCAACCTGAGAGAACAGCACAAACCTGACATGAGTCCTGTGCTGGAGTACATCTTCTCTCACGCCCAGGTCTCCAAGAAGAACATCTTGGTCATCATGCTCATA GACCAGCTGTGCGCAAGAGATCCCACCCTGGCAGACGAGCTGATGGCTATTCTGAATGAATTCACGCAGCTCAGCAAGATGGAGAACTCAAAGGTGGCCTTGAGAGCCAGACAG GTCTTGATTGCCTCCCATTTACCATCATACGAACTGAGACACAACCAGGTGGAGTCCATCTTCTTGTCAGCCATTGACATGTATGGCCACCAGTTCTGCCCAGAAAACTTGAAG AAACTCATCCTCTCTGAAACCTCCATTTTTGACGTGTTGCCTAATTTCTTCTATCACTCAAACCAAGTTGTATGCATGGCTGCCTTGGAG GTGTATGTGCGCAGAGCTTATATCGCATATGAGCTCAATAGCATCCAGCATCACCAGCTGCAGGACGGAACATGCGCTGTAGATTTTCAGTTTATGCTGCCGTCATCGCATCCAAACAG AGGGAGCAGCCCTACTCTGAACAG GGTTCCTGTACCAATGAATGGATCAGGCCAGTTTAAAATGAGGCGGCAGGGCAGTGAGCTCTTCCTAGAGGGAGCCTTTTCTCCACCCTGCCAGCGCATGGGCGCCATGGTGGCTTTCCAGTGTTTTGACGACTTCAGAAG gaaTTTCGATGAAGTTCTCTCCAGTTTTGCAGAACCACTCTTGGAGAGTACTCCGTTTTCTGAGTCGTGCTCCAGTCTCTATGAGGAGGAAAACTTTAAG AATACAAGGGAGAACCCAATCCACATCATTAATGTGTCCATaaaaacagcagacacagaggatGACGATGCTTTGGTCAAAGCCTTCACTGCCTTCGCCCAGTCAAAG AGAGCAGTCCTCTTTGAGTATGGAATCAGGAGAATCACATTTTTGATTGCACAAAAG AGAGAATTTCCCAAGTTCTTCACTTTCAGAGCTAGAGACGGG TTCCAAGAGGATCGTATTTACCGAAATCTGGAGCCGGCTTTAGCTTTTCAGCTGGAGCTCAACCGCATGAGGAACTTTGACCTGACAGCTGTTCCCTGTGCCAACCACAAGATGCACCTCTACCTAGGCGCGGCTCGTGTTCAGGAGGGTGCTGAAGTCACGGACTACCGATTCTTCATCCGAGCTATTATCCGCCACTCAGATCTCATTACGAAG GAAGCCTCCTTTGAATACCTTCAAAATGAGGGAGAACGTCTTCTCCTGGAGGCCATGGATGAGTTGGAGGTGGCCTTCAGTAACACTAGTGTCCGCACAGACTGCAACCACATCTTCCTCAACTTTGTCCCAACTGTCATCATGGACCCTTCTAAG ATAGAGGAGTCCGTCCGCTCCATGGTAATGCGCTATGGCAGCCGTCTGTGGAAGCTGCGTGTCCTGCAGGCAGAGCTGAAGATCAACATCCGCCTGACACCGACAGGAAATGCCGTTCCTATCCGTCTGTTTCTCACTAATGAGTCTGGCTATTATTTGGATATCAGCCTGTACAAGGAGGTCACCGACCCAAGTTCTGGACAG ATCATGTTCCAGTCATATGGAGACAAGCAGGGTCCTCTGCACGGCATGCTAATCAACACTCCCTATGTGACCAAAGACCTGCTGCAGGCCAAACGCTTCCAGGCTcaaactctgggaaccacatATGTCTATGACTTCCCTGAGATGTTCAGACAA GCACTATTCAAGCTTTGGGGACCAGGGGACAAATGCCCTAAAGACGTGCTGATGTGCACTGAGCTGGTTCTGGACCCACAAGGTCGACTAGTGCAGATGAACCGCCTGCCTGGAGACAATGAC GTGGGAATGGTCGCCTTcaggatgaagatgaagactCCAGAGTACCCAGAGGGCAGGGACATCATTGTCATCTGTAATGACATCACTCACATGATCGGCTCATTCGGTCCTCAGGAGGATGAGCTGTACCTCAGGGCGTCTGAGTTGGCTCGGGCCGAGGGCATCCCCCGCGTTTACATCGCAGCCAACAGTGGAGCACGCATCGGCCTTGCTGAAGAAATCAAACACATGTTCCAGGTGGCGTGGATTGATCCCGCTGACCCCTACAAG GGTTTCAAGTACCTTTACCTGACACCTCAGGACTACACACGTATCAGCTCCACCAATGCTGTTCACTGTCGACATGTAGAGGAAGGTGGAGAGTCCAG GTACATCATTACTGACATCATCGGGAAGGTTGATGGTCTTGGTGTTGAGAATCTGCGAGGTTCTGGCACCATTGCTGGAGAAACTTCTCAGGCTTATGAAGAGATTATTACAATCAGTATG GTCACATGTCGTGCCATTGGAATCGGAGCCTATCTGGTCCGTTTGGGACAGCGAGTGATTCAAGTGGAGAACTCACACATTATCCTGACTGGAGCAGGTGCTCTGAACAAG GTTCTGGGCAGAGAGGTCTACACTTCCAACAACCAGCTGGGAGGAGTTCAGATCATGCACAATAATGGAGTCACTCACACCACTGTGCCAGATGACTTTGAGGGCGTCTTCACCATCCTCCAGTGGCTCTCCTACATGCCAAAG aacaaacactcCCCTGTGCCTGTTATAGCAACTACAGATCCAGTGGACAGAGAGATAGAATTCACTCCTACAAAAGCACCATATGACCCTCGCTGGATGCTGGCTGGGAGACCTCACCCCA CAGCGAAAGGCACCTGGCAGAGTGGATTCTTTGACCACGGCTCTTTCATGGAGATCATGGGGTCTTGGGCTCAGACAGTGGTAGTGGGAAGAGCACG ATTAGGAGGAATCCCTCTTGGTGTCATTGCTGTTGAAACACGCTCAGTAGAGTTCACTGTCCCAGCTGATCCAGCCAACCTGGATTCCGAATCTAAA GTCCTGCAGCAGGCTGGCCAGGTGTGGTTTCCAGATTcagcctttaaaacagctcagGCCATTTGTGACTTCAACCGTGAACGTCTTCCTCTCATGGTGTTTGCTAACTGGAGGGGCTTCTCTGGAGGAATGAAGG ATATGTATGACCAGGTCTTGAAGTTTGGGGCCTATATTGTGGATGCCCTGCATGGTTTCCATCAGCCGGTGCTGGTGTACATCCCACCGCAAGCCGAGCTGAGGGGAGGGTCCTGGGTGGTGATTGACCCCACCATCAACCCACTGTGTATGGAGCTCTATGCTGACAGGGAGAGCAG AGGGGGTGTGCTGGAGGCTGAGGGTACAGTGGAGATCAAATTCAGGAGGAAGGACCTGCTAAAGACCATGAGAAGACTAGATTCAGTTTATGCTAGTCTGGTTGACCAGCTTG CTTCCCCAGAGCTGTCTGACAAACAGTGCAAAGAGCTGGAGGCAAAGCTCAAAGCAAGGGAGGAATTCCTGTCACCCATCTACCACCAGGTGGCAGTGCAGTTTGTAGACCTCCATGACACCCCAGGGAGGATGCAGGAGAAGGGTGTCATCACT GATATTTTGGACTGGAAGAATGTGCGGACCTTCTTCTACTGGCGTCTACGTCGCCTCCTGTTGGAGCAGGTGGTGAAGTGTGAGATTCTGCAGGCCAACAAGGACCTCAGTGACGGACACATGCAGTCCATGCTGCGACGCTGGTTTGTTGAAACAGAGGGAACAGTTAAG GCTTACCTCTGGGATAATAACCAAGCAGTAGTCGAGTGGCTTGAGAAGCATTTGTCCCAGGAGGACGGCACTCGATCGGCTATCCGAGAAAACATCAAGTActtgaaaagagaaaacactttGAAACACATCCGCAG CCTGGTGCAGGCCAACCCTGACGTAGCCATGGACTGCATCATTCACATGAGCCAGAACATCACTCCTTCCCAGAGGGCCAAGCTCTTGCATCTGCTCGCAACTGTGGACAACACCAGCACCAGTTAA